The genomic region GGTCGGACTTGAAAACTtgatgaagaccttttttgaGGATAGTGACGACGAGAAAGCGGAGAAGGATGCTGGGGAGGCGGAGGATCAGACCGGGAAGTCAGAGGGTCCGGCCGTGGAGGTTGAAGGTCAGGGTGAGGCTTCTTCTCGGGAGGCCGTTAAGGCGGGGAAAAGGCCTATCGGGGATCAGGGTTCCCCTGTTCCCGAGGAGGCAACTGGCAGGCACTCAACCACTTCTCACCAAGAAGATGATGACGTGGAGCTTATTCACACCCCCAAGAGGCGGAGGTCGTCAGCCAGCCCGGAGGGGGCCCTTAGTATCATGGAGAGAAATTTTGATGCAACAAGGTTTATAGATTCCCAATTGATCCCCGGGACGGAGGAACATTTCCTTGGCACTGAACTGGCTGGGCAGGCTAGATGGATGTATCGGACTTTGCTCCGGGGAGCCGTAATAGCCCGAAAGGctgagttcgagttgtcggggaTGCAAGCTCTCCGGAGGAAGCTCGAGTCCTTCGTTAAAGCCAATAATGATTTCAAAGTTCAAGTTGAGCAGCTCCAAGGTCAGTTGTCCGAAATGACGGAGAAGCTCAAGGTTTCGGAGGAGAAGGCGGCGTTCGCTGCCGAGAAGTTGAAAGTTTTGGACGAGTCGGTGGCCCGCCTAATCGAGCGGGAGATGACCTTGGAGGGCCAGCTGAACTCTGCCCAGGGTCGGGTGGCGGCCTTGGAGAAAGAGCGTGACGAAGCTGTCTCGTTGGCCGAGGTCGCTAGGTCGGAAGTTGAGGGGCTCAAAAAGAAGCTGAAAGCGACCAAGGATCAGGGAAAGAATGCAATTACTATGACTGAGGATGCCTTGAAGGCTCAAATGAAGATTGTGGCTCCCGACTTCGACACCTCTGCTATTGGGGTCTTCAAAATGATTCAAGATGGCAAGGTTGTAGATATGCCGAGGAAGTGATACCTTGTAACTTTGCGTATTTGTCGTTTGTTCGTTTTGAACAATTTGCTTGTCCATCCCATGTTTTGACACTTTATAAGTTATGCTTATTTGGTTGCTTTATGATTTACGCTCGTTTCGTTGTCTGGTCGTGTTGCCGTTATTGTCTTACCGTTTATTCTGGGCGGGCTTATTTCTTGTGCCCGTCTCGCCATTTTTACGTTGGCAACGGTTCGGACCGATTTGGTCGCGTCGTCGCCGAATTGGTTAAGGCTTATGACCcgtctggctcccggggtgatcaatcCCGGGGTGCCGTTTTAGGTATCAGTCGTGTGAAACACATGTGaagtaagaaaattttaacaagtAAAAAATTTGAACAAGTGAAAATTAATCGTCAGCTGGGCAAGTATTTGTCAAAGTAAGTAAACAAGATTGTCGTTTCTGTTAGGTGAGCCATCTCCCTTGTTTCCTCAATCAGGTCTTTCTCGACCGCTTCGCTCATGCCCGCGAGTAGCAGTCGGGGGCTCGGTTCGCCGATTTCGACCGGTATTACCGCatcgaccccgtatgttaggcgaaagGGAGTTTCCCCCGTagcgctttgctcggttgtccggtAAGACCATAGGACGGAGGAGAGTTCGTCAGCCCAGCTTCCTTTCTTATTGTCTAGGCGCTTCTTTAGACCAAGGAGGACGACTTTGTTTGCGGCCTCTacctgcccgtttgtttggggATGTTCTACTGAGGAGAACTTTTACTTTATCCCTAGGCCAGAGAGGAATTCCATGAACTTCTTGTCTGTGAACTGGGTCCCGTTGTCTGAGATAACGACCTCCGGGataccgaaacgggttatcacctgcctccacatgaacttccggcagttggaggacgatatcgtggctagtggttcagcctccacccatttggtatagtagtcaatggcgacaatgaggtatttgacttgtcctgggccgacCGGGAAAGGTCCCAGGAGGTCGATTCCCCACTGTGCAAAAGGTCGTGTAGTCGTTAGCGAGCTTAGCTCGGAGGCCGGCGccctgtggaagttggcgttttgttgacactttgTGCATTTTCTGACAAATTCCTTTGAGTCCTTCATCATTTTCGGCAAGTAGTATcctgctcggatgagcttccttgctagggctttgcccccgatgtggtgtccgcaacacccctcatggacttctctaagcacgtagtccgtttggtcggggtgcaaacacttcaataggggctggctgagtccctttttgaatagttgtccctgtatgattgcatatctggccgcctcccttcttaaAGCTTTGGTTGCTTTCTCATCTTCGGGCAATTTGCCGAGTTCCAGGAAGTTGGTGATGGGGTCCAGCCATGAGGGGCTCGACTTTGTCAAGTGGAGGGCGACCgttggttccttcaccatgccTTGAATGAGCGACCGGTTACCCGATCCTGGCTTTGTGCTCGCCAGCTTCGacaggaggtctgcccgtgtgttcctttctcttggaaCGTGCTGGACGATGACCTCCTGGAACTGGCTTGTCATTTCCTtaaccttttccaagtatttttggaggagggggtcccgggcttggtagctCCCGTTTACCTGCGAGGTGACGACTTgggagtcgctgcatacttcgaccttcgtcgccccgacttcccgagctaGCATTAGTCCGCCCAAGagagcctcatattctgcttggttgttcgacactgggaactcgaacttggttgattgctcataggtgacccctgctgggctttctaagatgacccctgctcctccggacgtttggttggaggctccgtccacATGAAGCCTCCACCATGTGCCCGTTTCTTCGGGAGGGTCCCCTGTTACCTCAACCAAAAAGTCTGTCATTGCCTGGGCTTTGATTGCATGTCGGGGCTCATACTGTAGGTCATATTGtgagagctcgatggcccaggtcatcatcctaccaGCCAAGTCAGGTTTTTGCAGTACTTGTCGAATCGCCTGATCCGTCCTCACGACTATACGGTGACTCTGGAAGTATTGTCTTAACCTTCGGGAGGACACTAAGAGCGCCAGCGCCAGtctttccagtttgctgtaccTCAGCTCTGGTCCCTGGAGTGCCCTGCTCACGAAGTAAACGGGCTGTTGGGTCTTCGCTTCTTCTGTAACGAGGACTGCGGCAAGCGCTTCCTCGGTTACTGACAGGTAGAGGTAGAGCGGTTTTCCGGCTCTGGGTTTCCCGAGAACTGGTGGTGCNNNNNNNNAACGTCATTCCCTTTCTCATTAGATTGAAGAAGGGTAGGGCTCTTGCTGCCGATGCACCGAGGAAACGGGATAAAGCTGTCAATCTTCCGGCAAGTCTCTGGACGTCTTTGATGCAACCCGGACTCTTCATCTGGAGGACCGCTTGGCACTTCTCGGGATTGGCTTCCACTCCTCTTTGAGTGATCATGAAACCcaggaactttccggcctccatggcGAACGCGCATTTGAGCggattaagcctcatgccgtgttgccgGAGGGACGAGAAAATGCCGTTAAGGTCGCTCAGAAGATCGTCGGGTCGTTCGGTCTTTGCGAgtatgtcatccacgtagacttctactGTTTTGCCCATGAGTTCGctgaatatcttattcatcaacctttggtatgtggccccagcattttttaaaccaaagggcattaccttgtaacaatagatgccccctggcgttatgaacgccatTTTTTtctcgtcgggtcggtgcatcggtatctgattgtaccctgagtaggcatccatgaagcttagATACCTGTACCCCGCCGCTGCATCCACGAGTGCGTCAATATTAGgcagggggtagcagtccttgggacaagccttgttgaggtcagagtagtcCACACACATTCTCCATCTCCCATTGTGTTTTTTAACCAGAACTACATTCGACAACCAAGTCGAGTAGTCCAGTTCCCGGATGAACCCCGCTTCTAAGAGGCTGGCCGTTTGCTTGGCCACCTCTTCCGCCCTTTCCTGCgacatttttctccttctctgGGCCACTGGTTTGGCTCCTGCCTTAACGGCCAGGTGATGCGACATGAGCTGGGgatctatcccgggcatgtcAGCAGgtgtccaggcaaagaggtcggcattggccctgatcatttccatcaaaggctcctttatctcatgggggaggtttctgtttatgaatgtgaatttatcgtcctcctcgccgactctgaacttttccaagtctccttctggctctggtctgGGTTTGTCGTCTACCCTGGCATCCAGGTCGGCCAGGAAGACCCCTGACGcttctttggattttttttctgagagaaaggctggcgtggtcgcaagcgaccGCCGTTTCTAAGTCGCCCCTGAGggatcccacggatccgtcaTCGGTGATGAACTTCATCACCAGTAGTTTCGTACTGATAGCTGCCCCCAGGTCGTTAATGGTCTTTCTCCCTAGGATAATGTTATAAGCCGTGGAATCTCGTAATATTACAAAGTCTGCCATGACTGTTCTCCGTCTCTGCCCTTGTCCCACAGAGGTCGGGAGTGTGATGATTCCGTCCGACTTAATGAAGTGGTCCcctaaccctaccacaccgtgctggtgggtcgtcaggtcggaatctctcaatcccagggcatcgaaaacgtttcgaaacatgatatttgagtctgcccccgtgtctaccaggattcgtttgacgaggccagttccgaccctagccgtgatgaccatgggcggactttccggcacctcgtcaaaccattggtcctccggGCCGAAAGAGATAGGTGGGAGACCCTTGAGACTTCTGACAGATGAGGTGGAGACCGCTAGGACCTTGGCATCTTTTTTCTGCGCCAATTTTGACCTCGGGGCGGTATTCCTGGCCGTCACCACGTTTaccaccgtgagaccgtggtcgtcACCCTCTGGTTCTTGTCGTCGCCTTGTTGGTCGGGATCTGTCTTCGCCATCGTGGTCCCGGTTGCGTCTCCTTGGTTCCCTtataaggtgggagaagtcggcGAGTTTGCCGTCCCTGATAGCTTGCTCGAGGGCGTCCtttaggtcgaagcagtcttgggtcttgtgcccgtaacccttgtgatactcgcagtagaggttcttgtttcctcccgtcctgtccttcagtggtcggggcttcgacagtatccccttttctgctatctgttggtaaacttcagTGATTGATGCCGTGATGGGGGTatagttggtgaacttcccaactcgggggaacggtttgggtggtttactcggaccgccgtccctggcATGCTCCTTTGGTCTTTCTCTGCCTTCAAAGTGCCGGACttggttgtaggcgggctgccgtttattggcagccacaaCCCGACTGACTTCCTCGTCATTGATGTATTCTttggccacgcactggatctcttgcattgtccaGACGGGCTTTGTGGTGAGGTGTTTCCTGAAGTCCTCATTGGAGAGCCCGTTCGTCAAGCACAAACTTGCCACCGAGTCCGTCAGACCGTCAATTTCCAAGCACTCGTCATTAAAACGGTCCAGGTATTTCCTGGTCGGCTCCCCGGGTTTCTGTGTCACCCCTAGCAAATTgattgggtgtttggctttgacaaTCCTAGTCGTGAACTGAGCCAAAAAGGCgtggctgatgtcggagaattgggtcaccgagccttgcggaaggttgttaaaccaccgtattgccgggcccgctaaggtgaccgggaaagcgcgacatctgacctcgtctcccactccttctaggttcatcctggcctcaaaggccgtcaagTGTTCCAGGAGGTCTTGCGTTCCGTCATACTTCATGTCTGTCGGCTTGTCGAAGTGTTTCGGTAGCCGGACCTCGAGTACAGAACGGTGGAAAGGAGTCGCTCCTATTATGACGGGTCCTCGGGCAGTTCTTCTCGACTCGTCGTTCTCGCGGCGCACCTCCTCGTCGCCCCTGTTCGACGCACGCCGCCTTTCGTGTCGGGCGTAGATGCTGGGCTCCCGACTTCTTCTTCTGGGGCGTACCCGTCCCCCAGTGCTCTCCGACTCGTATTGGGGGCTGGGCGTGCGCCTCGAGCGGCTCCTTGAACGGGAACGGGTGGGGCTCTGCTCTGGGGAGCGTTGGTCGCGCTCTCTCTCTGCTAGCCTGCACTCTAAGTCCTGCATTCTGTGGCGTAGCtcttgcattatcctggcgtgGTTGTCACCTGTCAGGGTGCGCGACCGGGCcgggtggagctcgggtcgggttgacccgcgAGAGTCCTGGGCCGGGCCGTAACATATAGTGACAATGAAAGAATATTTGATGTTAAAGActttattttattgctttctttaaaatggaagttgtattttaaaattttattttatggacTATGATTTGCTAGGTTGTATTTCTGAACTTATAATCTTAGATAAGATATCTTTGTGTatttgtaataatattttgtagtttattttttttatttttttactataaTTTTCATATGAATGTTAAACATAGGGAGATGGAAAATGAGGTCCCACGGAGAACGCAAAAAACGCGGGAACACAGGAATGGGGATAATTATTTCCCATCATTATCATCAATAGTTAATAATTGATAATATGTACATAGAAATAGTAGGAAcagggagcagggaggcatctcCCGCCCCGCCCCATTGACATCCGTACTCATATATGTATAATACACTTTTGTGTcccattttaatataatttttcaattttaaatctaTATTCACATTTTTAAGCTGTAAGTAAATATTCTAATAATTTACCCAAATATAAATTAGAAGTTGGGTGTAAAGTGTTCCATCAACTAGCTAGCTATGGAACATCTAAACAATTGCTTGCAATTAAAGTTCCACATAGTTCTGGAAAAGAACTGAAACCACCATTGAccattataatattttttttggtgtCTTTCCAATTTCAATGATAGCTTATATCTTAAAGACAAATGTGTCCTATACTCttattgtgatgacatgtcatatCATATGCACACAACATTAATTTAATTCACTAACCACATATTATTATTAGTATATaggcatttttttaaaattattcatcAACAGATTAATTAGATATAAAATAATTGATCACATTAACTACTATGTGCGAACAAACACCTAACATGAAAATTAACAACTGTACTACCAAAGAGTAATAAGGACTAGTCTATTGTTCAATGATAtgagttgttgcccttttcttaTTTTGTGGGGGCATGAATTATTATTCGTACAACTATATATCCCTCATTTCAGACACCGGAAAAATTTTAACAATCACATCAACTCCTTTGAAATATGNNNNNNNNNNNNNNNNNNNNNCATTCTTAGTTCATAATCCAATAACAATTCGATCTGATAtaattttttgaatgaatttttttaatttagttaaataattCACTCATTAATTCTAATACATTTCAAAATAGTATACTATAATAAATTGCATTCATTTTTGCTTTTTATTTGTCCGTAATTATTCTTCTGTATATGTAGCAAATTAGTCATTCTAAttgttaaaataaaatttggaagTTAATcgttatattattttataacgAATTATATTTTAGCATTAAACATACCGATGTGACACCTTCTGAAATCAATTTGTATATGTTTTTCAGTAAGTTAATCATCAATTTTAATTCTACAGATTATATTTTTGACGCCAAGATGTTTACGTAATATATTCTGTTGTTAgtttaaatatttctttttttttaattttttttaggaaaGTATTATCAATCATAtgcaaattaatatttaataattaattatgttcaaatttattaataattctaatattttatttcatatctttttagtaattattgttattcttttttatatttatgtgaatcaataattctaatattttattagtttaattattctgttagtctATATAGTTTTACTAAATTTACAATTAAGTTTctatatttctttttctttcaattggGTTCCTAGTTTagattgtttttaattttataattaggtcatttttagtgtaaaaaatattagagttaactgaatatttttttgtaaattgaaggtattataataaaaaatctaattagaTCTTTGACTACATGTATTTTGGGAGAAATATTATGTTAACGTTTTTTAAATGAAAATgacctaattaaaaaattaaaaacagtaatgtaaggatctaattgaaaataaaaaaaattataaaaatctaattaaaaatttggtaaaactataagGACCCAATATACATGTTAATGCTATTTTTAGAAAATATCATGTATTAAATAATTAgatttataaatatttaataattaattatttaaaaaaggtTAGAATTATCTGAATATTTGTTCGTAAATTGAAGGTATCATAATTAAAAGAGGATTGTTAGGGGTGagtaaattttgtgatttgtaactatcaattaaccatcattaatattttaatggtgtgagattacatctaatagcGTAGaattactcactttttttttgttggttaagtgCTAGCcatattttaataaaagtgctgacCCATTAAACTTTCTCTAATTAAAAATCCAATTAGATCTTTGACCGCATGTATTTTGGGAGAAATATTCTATTCATTTTAATGTTTTTGATATAAAAAtgacctaattacaaaattaaaagtagtgtacgaatctaaactaaaaaaatatatataagaacctaattgaaaacttggtaaaactataaggaccaattTACATGTTAATGCTATTTTTAGAAAAtatcatatattaaataattaaatttattaatatttaataattaattattataagatTTGTTAATAATGATAATATTctatgtaatatttttttaataNNNNNNNNNNNNNNNNNNNTATTCATAAATAACTTATTTTTAAAACATACTTcagatataaatataaaaaatagacattttttttataaatcgcATGAATATACACACTAAATTAAAATCCTTTAAGGAGGATAATTAGGAAATACATTATAACcaataatttttgttatttttctttctatCTCTAAATTTGTCATTGAccttttgataaaaataaattttggaaGCCATCTTATAATACATTATAAATACATCCAAATTAACGTTATATATAGAAAATGCTGAAAGGATATTTTCATTTACtagaattttttgttaaaataatgATCAAATATCAATATAAATACATTGACAATATATATGCTAACAGTCAGAAAATGATTAATGACCGAATTATTGTAATATAAGGTCGACATGTATAAAATGGTAAtatttcttattatttatttcatttgCCTATATTGGGATATTAATAGCTAAAGCTTTTTAATTTACACAAAGTTTACGTACAACTTTCTCTTCATTATATATCATAGAATTTCAAAATCATCAAAAGTCATTCAATTCCTATAAGCCCAATGATTATATGTTTCTCCACCTTTCGTTTTCAATGATACAATATATATATTCCTCTCTTGCTTGTTGGTTTGTTGtgcaatatatataattataattaagataCTAAATATGAATACATTATATACAACGTAACGATGGGTGAGGGATGCAAAAATTGAGATATCACGTAAAATTAAGATACCCTAaaatcttgaaaaaaaaatatcataaaattatttattcaaaaaattaattaagttgattgatatatatatacaaatgatTAAGATATCATTAAATTATTCTAAAAGAATAAACTTTAAAGTAAAACAAAATTTTGGAATGAACActttaaattttcattttgataatattattttaaatttaataaataaatagttaAATTCGTCCTTAAAAAATCATTCATTCTCTAAATTagtctctaaatttttttaaatcaaaatcgtcatttaaaaattttaaattaatcgcGTTAGTccttttgtcatttttttttattaacggCGCCAAAATTTGTTAATGTGTCACGTTAAATGATATTACAACATATACATAGGGGTGTTAATCTACTATTAgcataataaatttatgaaattagatcaaatcaaaacctaattgagGAGAGAACTTGAAGCATATTAGAATCCCTTAATTTAagattgatttgatctaattttataaacttaATTATGTTAACTGCCAATTAGAATCACTAAATGCGTGTGTCATGTGTGTTGTGGTGTCACTTAAAGTTTTACATCAACAAACTAATAGgcaactaatttaattaaaaaattctttaaaaaactaatttaaaaaataagtgaTCTTTCAGAactaatttgaccatttactctAAATTTAATATATAGTATTTtgttattaatgcaatttatattaaaATTGGAAATATATctcaaattaaattattattttaaaatttcttagTCAGATCAATCAATTATTCAAGTGAAAAGACAAAACTACCCTTGGTGCTGATCTTTGGTAAACCTTTCCACATACACCATACCAACAAAAACCCACACTGTCCCACGTTTGCTGCTTTTGCAACttgctcctctctctctctctctctctctctctctctgcaacAACCGTTTTAACTCGCCGGAAACTGCCGCTGATCTTGTTCTCCGGAGATCATCCCCGATCCCATCCGCCATGAGTTCCGGCGAGCTTCTCCACATACACCCCCAGGAGCTGCAGTTCCCCTGTAAGCTAAAAAAATGTTTACTTTTCAATGAAAAATtcgatttttatttcttttcttttcttctttttacttATAAGTTTGAATTTTGCATCTGGGGTGTTCTAATTTTCTTATAATTTGCGGTTTTGGCTTCTGGGGTTTTGTTGGAACAGTTGAATTGAGGAAGCAGATCTCTTGCTCTTTGCAGCTCTCTAACAAGACAGATAACTATGTGGCTTTCAAGGTTCCCAATTTTTACTTGAAtttctcttttcattttcttgtCAATTATGTTTTTCTTTAGGGTTTTGTGCAATTTTTGTGCTTTGTGTATGTCATGGAGATTTGTGATTTTTTATTTGTGGTGGAATTGATTTGTGTTTTTTAGGTTAAGACAACAAACCCAAAGAAGTACTGTGTAAGACCTAACACTGGAATTGTGTTGCCAAGGACTACGTGTGATATTATAGGTTTCTTTCTAACCCCTCTCTCTCTCAAGCAATCTTTTGTTAGAATCTGTGTTCCCTGAACTCAGATGACAGTTGGTTTTTATAATTGGCAATTTTCTTTGTTAGTCATTTTTCTTtggtaaaatttgaattttgatataCATTTGCTTAAATATGTTTTGTACCATGAATCAATCATATCTTGTCTTTAGTATGATCTTTGAGCTGTGTTTGGTAAGTGTCTCAAGATAGAAAACACAGAAACATTAAGACTATAAGACAATGGAGACAGAGACAATACTGTCCTAGTCCTAAGTTTTTGAAGATGGAAAATTGTTTCAGGTTTTTCATGGATGGAAAATTGAGCCAATTTTGTCAAAGACTTTCTTGTCGTGTCTCTCAATgtttttatatttctattttaggacaattatcaacaaggcGTGAGGTTTGTCAAACACTTCTAATAATGTGCCTATACATGATTGGATAGcgcaataaaaaaatttaattgtcaCTTAATCACTTTATCAAAACTAATCCAATTCTTTATATAATTTTCCTCCTATGTGCAAGTTTCCAACTGGTCCTTTTTGCATATTGATTTTCCATGTCTTTATATTTCAGTGACAATGCAAGCCCAAAAGGAGGCACCACCTGATATGCAATGCAAAGATAAGTTTCTCCTTCAAAGCGTAGTTGCACCATCCGGAGCAACCCCAAAAGATATTACTCCAGAAATGGTATCCATTTAACTAAACAAGAAAGTGATTCTTATAGAATAACTATATGTTAAATGTATCTGATAAAACAATGTATGATAGTTTTCATATGCCCTTAATAACCTAGTAGTTATCCATGTTTGCTGCTTGTATAGTTCAATAAAGAATCTGGCCATGATGTAGAAGAGTGCAAATTGAGGGTTGTTTATGTTTCCCCTCCTCGACCACCGTCCCCTGTCCAAGAAGGTTCGGACGAAGAGTCCTCGCCTCGAGCATCTATTTCAGAAAATGGGCATTCAAGTGTTCCTGAATTTACAGCTGTATGTAATTGGTGGATTAGATGATATTTTCTGACAAAAAACTTCACTTTATCATCCTGATTGATTATTTCAATAAACATGCATTGTAGGCTTCAAAAGCTTTCAATGAGCACGCCGAACAGGATGGTTCAATTGAGGTGACATATATCTCTCTCTATAAAACCTTTCTGTTCCTTGATATATAGAAGGATACATTGTTCTCTCCCTTAGTCTTCACATTAGAATCCATATGGTGCACATTTGTGGAAAGCTAATGTGTTTTGTTTGCAATTGACCTCAACCTAAACATGCAAGCAACCATAACTCCATTTAATCACTATTCTCTTTAAAGGGTTATGCTAATTAAGGGACCAGTTTATGAGCCACGTGGTTAGCTTGCCGCATTGTGCGACTTTGCCTGTAATTCCTGAACGCACTGGAATCGACAATTTGAAAGATTATTtattcatttcatttcattttagtTACATTAGTTATTGTAATAGTCGAACAAATGTACTAGTAGACTCCATTTCTTATAGGTTGTAATGGCCGTCTTATCTCTACTATCTGTACCAGAAGCTTGGCATTGCGAATTTGGAAAAATTGGTGCTTGATTCCTTTTTTTGACTTTCTTATTATTTCAGGCAAGGGCTCTTATTTCGAAGGTCACCGAGGAGAGGAATTCTATTATTGATCAAAATAAAAGACTTCAGCAAGAATTGGTACAGAATttatttagaagaaaaaaaattcttttatgCATGTTCTTACGCTAGTTATGTTGAACTTCTTTGTTGAGTATACTGATGGTTATCCTCTGAGCACAGAATTTTGCACAGAAAATTGTTATATACTTAGTTTggtatttatatttaattacttTGGACCTTCTCACTCTATATGAAAGAAAATTTTACAATCAAGTGATCATGTCCGAAGAATTAGATATTGAGTTGACAGTATAGAAAATTTCATATCATCTTATTCTTCTAAGTTCTGTCCATAGTCAATTGTATCTGAATATCTCAAAATCTTGTCTATGGTTCTATTTGATAAGGGATAAGAAAAGTGGAGACAGATGAACAAAAGGAAACCTGATGA from Arachis ipaensis cultivar K30076 chromosome B02, Araip1.1, whole genome shotgun sequence harbors:
- the LOC107625897 gene encoding vesicle-associated protein 1-2, whose product is MSSGELLHIHPQELQFPFELRKQISCSLQLSNKTDNYVAFKVKTTNPKKYCVRPNTGIVLPRTTCDIIVTMQAQKEAPPDMQCKDKFLLQSVVAPSGATPKDITPEMFNKESGHDVEECKLRVVYVSPPRPPSPVQEGSDEESSPRASISENGHSSVPEFTAASKAFNEHAEQDGSIEARALISKVTEERNSIIDQNKRLQQELELLRRSAKRGGGGIPFIYVVLVGIIGIILGFLLKRT